In Coregonus clupeaformis isolate EN_2021a unplaced genomic scaffold, ASM2061545v1 scaf0521, whole genome shotgun sequence, the DNA window TAACTAAAAAATGCTATTCACAGTTTGctgcacacacaaaacaaatattagccagcaaggctcttgattcaggaggggattctctgctgttagcaagcgaatgcttgattttggaaaagctaaccacttagctaactagctaactagctactaaattagcaaacctaatgcacaactgcagagcatttagcacattttaggcagttaacttaatagttataagatatctagctggcaaacatttagctGTGAATTCCATGCTGCAATTAGATCACCTGGCGCAtactgcacaacagtgagtgactcaagGCTCCGGTTTCTCGTctttgtgtgcttgtaaacaaacaccaggtgactggggactaccataAGCTTCATAATAATGTGACAgctgaaatgaagaacgcaatgttctttatctcctaacgtattgcacaagttgactgcaggtatttattaaagtagctacaaatattcaaatgtatgaaaacatttcaaataaatagtttaaacagtattgaaaaaccatcccgtggctttttccaaataccccagtatacggtataccgcccaagcctaatatGTACTGCACTGTGTccaccctctacacacacacacgccattcGCCAACTATGCACTCATCTGTGACTGTTTACTTTGATCGTCATCCTTTACACCATCCTGTACATCCTCTTTCAGATATCCATGAATCGTATAGGTCGTGCCCTTTACTTTTTCAAGGGTGCAGTCCAGCTCTTCGGTGTTATGGTCTAAGCTAGAGGTGGACCATAGTTTCAGAAACCTTGGTAACACTTtttttggatagtccatctgtagatgctctacagactatcagtatcATTTCAACTAATTATCtactaaccctaatcttaaccttaACCTTTATCCTAACTCTAAACGtagccctaacccttattctaaacctaaccttagcaagcagttgcttatcaacagatagtttgttgatagtatgaccatctgtagagcatctacagatggactatccagatTATTCAAATAAAGTCTGACCGAAACCTTTCATTGGCTGTGATGCCTCTTATCCTTTGCCCAACCTGTATGTCTATTTGGGCTTCAAATCAGCAGCGATAGTGCATCCCTCTCCAGGacagtgtatgtatgtacagtggggaaaaaaagtatttagtcagctaccaattgtgcaagttctcccacttaaaaagatgagagaggcctgtaattttcatcataggtacacgtcaactatgacagacaaaatgagggaaaaaaatccagaaaatcacattgtaggatttttttatgaatttatttgcaaattatggtggaaaataagtatttggtcaataacaaaagtttctcaatactttgttatatacccttcgttggcaatgacacaggtcaaacgttttctgtaagtcttcaaagttttcacacactgttgctggtattttggcccattcctccatgcagatctcctatagagcagtgatgttttggggctttcgctgggcaacacggactttcaactccctccaaagattttctatggggttgagatctggagactggctaggccactccaggaccttgaaatgcttcttacgaagccactccttcgttgctcgggcggtgtgtttgggatcattgtcatgctgaaagacccagccacgtttcatcttcaatgcccttgctgatggaaggaggttttcactcaaaatctcacgatacatggccccattcattctttcctttacaaggatcagtcgtcctggtccctttgcagaaaaacagccccaaagcatgatgtttccacccccatgcttcacagtaggtatggtgttctttggatgcaactcagcattctttgtcctccaaacacgacgagttgagtttttaccaaaaagttctattttggtttcatctgaccatatgacattctcccaatcctcttctggatcatccaaatgcactctagcaaacttcagacgggcctggacatgtactggcttaagcagggggacacgtctggcactgcaggattttagtccctggtggcgtagtgtgttactgatggtaggctttgttactttggtcccagctctctgcaggtcattcactaggtccccccgtgtggttctgggatttctgctcaccgttcttgtgatcattttgaccccacggggtgagatcttaccgtggagccccagatcgagggagattatcagtggtcttgtatgtcttccatttcctaataattgctcccacagttgatttcttcaaaccaagctgcttacctattgcagattcagtcttcccagcctgctgcaggtctacaattttgtttctggtgtcctttgacagctctttggtcttggccatagtggagtttggagtgtgactgtttgaggttgtggacaggtgtcttttaaactgataacaagttcaaacaggtgccattaatacaggtaacaagtggaggacagaggagcctcttaaagaagaagttacaggtctgtgagagccagaaatcttgcttgtttgtaggtgaccaaatacttattttccaccataatttgctaataaattcattaaaaatcctacaatgtgattttctggattttttttcctcaatttgtctgtcatagttgatgtgtacctatgatgatctttttaagtgggagaacttgcacaattggtggctgactaaatacttttttcccccactgtatgtatgtccTTGAAATTTTCAATCCTTGGGTCCAGTCCCCATACCGGACACCTTAAAACTACCCCAGGAGCATACTAAACTCATCTAACCCCCTCTAAAAACATGGTCAGTTGGAGGATCTCTCTTTGAATACAGAAACCCATTGCCATGGTTTGGTTGGATTTACAGAGTTACAAAAACACAATTGAAAGTGGATCAGCTGGATATTAGTGATTCAGAGCCAGAGATCTTGAGGCACACAGAAGCCTACATCAGAGAGCCCGTCTCAGCATAATCCTCTACAATTCCATGAACCGTAATGAAGAAACGGTTGGCAAACTGGGTTGTTGATAAAAAGATACGAAGGTTGCCATGCTGGCACTGCTGCTTAATTGCAGAAAAGACACAATTTGTATTTTGATTGGCAAATCAAGTTCAACAGATGATTTGGACTTGAATCCTGCATTTTGGGACGAATTCCATCTGTATAATCTGACTCActcaacatttcacatttacattttagtcatttagcagacgctcttatccagagcgacttactgttagtgagtgcatacattttcatactggccccccatgggaatcgaacccacaaccctggcgttgcaagctccatgttctaccaactgagctacacgggactcaaCCTGACCATAGTGAAGTGTGCCCATAATTATTGGGGCCTATAGCCGTGAACCAAGGCTTTGGAGTCTAACCAAACTGTTCTGCGCTCCTCCCCTTCACTAGAGCCCCCCAAGGAAGAGGTAAAGTTGGCGGCAACAGCAGGGAAGAAGCAGACCAAGAagaaggtggaggaggtggtagaggaagaagaggaggaatatGTGGTGGAGAAGGTGCTGGACCGACGGGTGGTAAAGGGACGTGTGGAGTTTCTGCTCAAATGGAAAGGCTTCTCAGAGTGAGTTAAGACTTAATGATTAATGCTACAGTCACATAAATTAAATTAGCATACATTACATACAATCCTGTATACATAAGCAATTTTTATTATAATTTTGCATCTCTTTATTGGAACCCATGGGGTAGTGGAGCTTGGGGTAGCTGGGGGTCTTGTCGCAATGCAACAGGAGTTGTCATATGCTCTGAGCCCTCCGGATCTGCAACAGGTCGGGCATATTGGTCACCATTTTCCTCACAGAGCATGTTGTGCAAGGTCTCCACTGTCTCTGGTTTGAGACAAATGGTGGTGTGGAACACTTGCCAGCAGTTGGCAAGTATGCCAAATGAGATCTCCACCGTTCTCTGCGCCCTACTCAGCCAAAAGTTGTAAACTCGCCGTTCCTTCCATTCGTCTGCTGGGAAACTGCTTCATGAGGTACTCCTTGAGCGGGAATGCCTCATCTGCGACCATGCAGTGTGGTGCATCTTGTTGACAGCCAGGTAGTGGTTCTGCTGGTAGGATGCTGGCTGTCCTGTTTTCAAGGGCATGTTGAAGAGGGCATCCCCCAAAAACACCTACATCAGAGACCATACCATTACAGCCAACGTCCACATACAGAAACCTGTACCTGAAAGAGAATGGTTGATGACAATTTTCAACAGAATATTGTACAAGTGGCAGCAACAAGCTGAATTGTGAGtacaatacatttgaatattaaTTCAATTGGCAAAACTAACTTAAACCCAAACAGCAGATGTAGGCAATGAAAGatggacaaaaaaaatacatGCTGTCAGCAAGGGTCATGAGGGCAATGGAGAATGTGTTCTTGTAGTATGTAGATCCACTGTTGGGTGGGGTCCGTACAGGGATGTGTTTCCCATCAAGAGGCCCCAAACAACTTGGGAAATTCCAATGTTGGACACTGGAGGTTGGAAACAAAATAAATATGAACTTGAACACAACTGTAACCTATAGCTGGGGAATCAAAGGGGTGAACATTTTTGGGTCCCCTGGACTATAGCACAGAAATATTAAGAGTACAACCTCATGTATGATGAATTACACAATAATTCCCCTCAGCCAAAACTTACCTTTTAGATATTGGTCTTTCAACACCTCCATGAATGGCATTGCAAGTCTCTGGAATTATTTTAAAGACTGTTGCATGTTCAATACGAAATTGGAAGGACAGGCTCTGTAGGTCTCACCTGCACAAAGACACAGATTACCAAATAAGGGTTACAAACCCAAGTAGCTAGTTAAGTTTTCAGCTAACAGACAGACCTCGTGTTTTATTTAGCATTTAAGAGCTCAGAACATTACATGGGCATCCTGAGAAAAATACAACCATGAAGCCAGCTGGCTATGTATGCCTAGATGctagccaacaccaaacatttgAAAAATAGATACAAGAAACATTTTAAATCATGTTAACTAACTAACGTATTGTTTACATGTTTTGTGTGGCTAGCAAGTGAGCATACATAGTCAGCTAGCTAGTTTTTACTTGTCTTCATGGTTCTCTTTGTCACGCTGACCATCTAATATCAACATCAAACAGTTAAACATTAGGTTAGCTATCACTCACCAGTTGCCAGGAATCGCAGAAATGCTGTCCTTGAAATTAGTGTCTTGCTTCCCGATTTAGAGGGGCCACAAACTCCACTAGCTTACGGAATTGTTCAGGATACAACCGGGAAAGATTCTGGAACTGGGGTACATCACCCAACTCCAGCACCCTACACAAGTTTGCGTAGGCTCCTTTAGGGCCCTAGAAAATCTGTAATTTTTTCTGTTCGGGTTCTCCATATTTAATAGGGCACTACTCTTTGGGCTTGGCACTGCATCAGCCAAGGCCTGCTACCTAATCTCCTTTCCCTTGGTTGGATGTTTTTGCTCTTGTTGGTTGCTCTCGTCTTTCTACAAAAAGTAAATAGCCATCGCAAACACTTCCAGCTTTTTCTGGTCCATGGTGACACAGAGATGGACTTGCTTGGTTGGTCTTCAGCTGCATATTTGGCATCCGTCTGTTTTACTACTTTGTCTTCCAGTGTTGCGGTGGTAGTCCTGCCccccccctgcccctgcccctttTTTTCATGCGCTATTAGGACCACATCGGACTGATCTCAATTGTTATATGGGCCATGGGCTAGGGAATAATTGGTTCTGGGGGGTTTAAATTGACCTTTACATGTAGTGTCTTCTTTTGGAAATTCAAGCTGTTGTAGCCTTTTTAACCTGTATTTGTTTGCCACAGTGAGGACAATACATGGGAACCGCAGGACAACCTGGATTGCCCTGACCTGATTGCTGAGTACATGCAGAATCATCATAACAAAAAAGAAAGTTACAAGAAAGAGTCTGGTGGCAAGAGGAAAGCTGGCGAATCTGACACAGAGGCAGGGGGTGAAGAAGGCAGGCCCAAGAAGAGGAAAGATGAGGTGAGAGCCTGTACTTGGTTTCAATATTAAAGAAAATGCCTGATTCTATATACTGTGATTGTAGCCTTGTACTGAaccttctcccccttctctccttatCCATCACTCTGTCAGGCAGAGAAGCCCAGAGGCTTTGCTCGTGGACTTGACCCCGAACGGATCATTGGAGCCACAGACTCCAGTGGAGAGCTGATGTTCCTCATGAAATGGTGAGTTCTGGGCAGCATTGGGAATTTTACACTTTTCGCTATACGGTACTGGGAGAGTGGAAGGTTTGTCAAATACTAGTTGTCCCCTCCAAAAAAGTGGGACAAAAAAACTGGTTCAAGTGGCTTCACCCTTAAATTCTGTCTCCACAGGAAGAACAGTGATGAGGCGGACCTGGTGCCGGCCAAGGAGGCCAACATTAAATGTCCACAGGTGGTCATCTCCTTCTACGAGGAGCGTCTGACATGGCACTCCTACCCCAccgaggaggaagagaagaaggatGAGAAGAACTAGCCACAGGTCCAGGATGAAGGGGAAGGGGGTTCAGAGGGTGGGGTTTAGAGTGGAGGGGTGGAACAGAGAAGCTGATTAGTTTCAAAACCTTCTTTCTGCAAACCCGGACTGTTGAAACTAAAACAGAGGTTGACAGATGGGTAGGGATGAAGGGAAGACTTGTCAAGGAGGTGGGTTGGGGTTCATGGGTAAATAGAACTCGTAAGTCTCAAGATCATTTAATCAGGCCTCACTTTTGGGTGTTATCAGCTAGGATCATGGGATATGTAGTTTTCAGTCCCTGAGCACTGAATTGTTTCAAAATCACCAGCTTCGCCTCAGAAAAGCTTTTGTCAAGATACACTTTTGAGTTAGCGAGGTACCACTACAGCAGCTGAGTTTACGTAATGAAATGGTCAGATTCCAAAACATGATCCAGCAAAGGTTCTCAGCTAATTCAATTGAAATAGCCAATCTTAATTTCCAGTTTTCTTGcgtgaaatgttgaagttgattTCTAGTCAGAGCATTATCTTGTACCTACACAAGATAATCGAGCAACTTGCAGTGCTTTTTGTTTCTCTTTCTACTTTTTAAGAAACTCTGTTTTAAGTGTTGGCACCTGCCTTCCTTTGCCATATCATTATCATATAATGTGTAAATAGGTTTTATTTGGTTAGTTTTATTTGGTTTTGAGTGCGATCTAAGAAGAAGGATTCTATTTGAGTGTTTTGGATGTTCAGACTAGAGTTAGTCTGGATTCTGGTCTTTAAGTGTTACGCATAGgaggtatatacagtgaggggaaaaaagtatttgatcccctgctgattttgtacgtttgcccactgacaaagaaatgatcagtctataattttaatggtaggtttattttaacaatgagagacagaataacaacaaataaatccagaaaaactcatgtcaaaaatgttataaattgatttgcattttaatgagggaaataagtatttgaccccctctcaatcagaaagatttctgactcccaggtgtcttttatacaggtaacgagctgagattaggagcacactcttaaagggagtgctcctaatctcagtttgttacctgtataaaagacacctgtccacagaagcaatcaatcaatcagattccaaactctccacaatggccaagaccaaagagctctccaaggatgtcagggacaagattgtagacctacacaaggctggaatgggctacaagaccatcgccaagcagcttggtgagaaggtgacaacagttggtgcgattattcgcaaatggaagaaacacaaaataactgtcaatctccctcggcctggggctccatgcaagatctcacctcgtagagctacaatgatcatgaaaacggtaaggaatcagcccagaactacacgggaggatcttgtcaatgatctcaaggcagctgggaccatagtcaccaagaaaacaattggtaacacactacgccgagaaggactgaaatcctgcagcgcccggaaggtccccctgctcaagaaagcacatacagggccgtctgaagtttgccaatgaacatctgaatgatacagaggagaactgggtgaaagtgttgtggtcagatgagaccaaaatcgagctctttggcatcaactcaactcgccgtgtttggaggaggaggaatgctgcctatgaccccaagaacaccatccccaccataaaacatggaggtggaaatattatgatttgggggtgtttttctgctaagaggacaggacaacttcaccgcatcaaagggacgatg includes these proteins:
- the LOC121569676 gene encoding chromobox protein homolog 1-like, whose product is MSEPTTAATEPPSDVTPSVTTTTGVTTEGVDQLSSNANEPPKEEVKLAATAGKKQTKKKVEEVVEEEEEEYVVEKVLDRRVVKGRVEFLLKWKGFSDEDNTWEPQDNLDCPDLIAEYMQNHHNKKESYKKESGGKRKAGESDTEAGGEEGRPKKRKDEAEKPRGFARGLDPERIIGATDSSGELMFLMKWKNSDEADLVPAKEANIKCPQVVISFYEERLTWHSYPTEEEEKKDEKN